Within the Syngnathoides biaculeatus isolate LvHL_M chromosome 13, ASM1980259v1, whole genome shotgun sequence genome, the region tttgttattcttcTCAGTGTGAGCATTATGGAAATTAttaaaagagagaaaatattGAAACTAGTATTGTGTGATTACAATGAAATATCAGGATGAAACTACAAATTATATGCAAGGTGAACTTAAATTGACCTTCTCTAAACTTCAGTTTTCagtgtttcagtactttttggcacaacttgctgttctctCAGGTTATGTTTGGCGTCTTGTGTGCCTGAAAGTTAGTGCGTAGTGGGATGAgggctatttttttcctcagtattCACGTCCCAGAGGTTCAAAGGcacacacaattttattttaacccacTGTTTATCATGGATGGTACTTTGTTCCTTCCAATCCTGTCATATTCTGATGTGGTCCTTCGCGTTTGTCACATTCTGTTAAGGCTTTAATGGATGAAACGTGAACGTCGGGCAGCTTTGGAACTTTTAGTTTGTGGCCTCAAATTGAAGCTCCAGAGCTGGTTTCAGCCCAGTTGTGCACATATATGCTGCTCCTCTAAATACATACAAATTGCACAGTTTACCCGCACACATAGATTCAACATTAAGCATTATCCACAGGTAGGCCGTGATGAACATTGTAGGTGAAGCTTTAGAATTGTTGTAGGCACCAAATGTGAGATGCCGGACCGCCTCGACCCTGTTACGTATTGCCAGGTTGACTAGTTACATGCGTCTAGACTCACCACAACCCACCAGGTTTCTGATCTGCACTGTGACTGCTATTGCAAactttttgacaatttgaacATGTCACTGGCATCTACGGCAATCACAGTCGTGCTCGTGATTGCCCTTCGTGTCCCCACGTGTCATCTCGCGACCGCTTTGTCCATGATGGCCTGAAACGGGATGGCAAAATCCAAAACAGGCATTTGATCCATGCCAATCGGTTTCCATGGACATCCACTTcaatgcctttctgtgactcttccattCTTTCTATGTATTTGTTCCATCCCGCTGATGATTctgaaatttcacctgaaaTCTTGTTTTGAGACGTGTAATTGACAGTAGATGTTAACTTTTACTGAAGTAAAAAACTAGACCCGGCAATGTACTTAAGTACAGAAGTTGACCCAGTGCTTGTACCTttaccagtcttttttttcaacacatatATCAGTTTTTCTACTAGGTACAGActatgattacttttttttgctACTTGTGATGGTCAGTGTGAGTTTGAGGTTTTGCCACAGTTAACTGAGCTCTCACCTCTTTTCTCGCCACATCTTAGAGCACCCCAGGCCAGCTATCCCACAGCGGCATCAGGGGCATCCCccactctttctcctcctcctcccagctGCAGAGTGCCGTGGCAGCCGCCGCCTTGGTCAGCCGGCCAGGTAAGCACGAGCACGTGACCCAGCGCTCTGTCCAGATTTCAAAGGTGAGCAGCAGCGGAGTCGGCGGCAGCAGGAATATGAGCGGGGGTAGTGCCTCATCCACTGCATGGAAGAAACAGAGCAACAGCAACAAAGGTAGACTCACAGCAGCCTCGTTCTGGTGGCTCAAATCTGCTTTCTTTCAAACTCCCGTCCGGCCCAAAGAAACCCTCAGACGGCCCTCACGGTCCCCTCGTTTGGTGGTCCAACATTTCTCCAGGGTTCCTGTTTCCTTTGTAcctgtgtgttgttgttgttgggatGTTATGTAGCCCATGTCCACATGAGCACGGGTGTTTTTGACTGGGTGATTTGACTTTTCAACCAAATACTAACTACATTTTAGGGAAATTTTATAAACCTCGGAAATTCCCAAACTCAGGTTCAGCATTTGCCGGTACAGCAGTGCCTTGACATACGCGTTACCCAGTTTACAAGGATTTGACATACAAGCCATCAATCTGCCGATTTTTGGCTTCGACTTGTGAGCGCAAGAGATACGAACGAGTACTGGCTTGTGACGCATCTCATTTCACAAGTTCAGCAGATAAAATGAGTAAATATTCTTCAAGAAAGAGGCTTCATGCTGTTCAATAAACAAACATCAAACCaaccaaacatcagaaaaagTGAATCACGTGAATCACAGTGCTGTTTTTAAGCTGCTGCAGTGCTTTCTTATCATCATGGATATTTTTGGAGAAGAGTCGACCAGTTGAACAGAACAAAGTTACTAGAGGGGAGTGAGAAAAGTGTCCTTTAATTGATATGTCTGCACCGGGGTGGCTCAGGACCCCAGCCAATTATTTGAGAGGAGGGACTGACCCCAGGAGTCCATCCGAGAGAAGCCGAGTGGACTGGACACGTCTCACAATAAGGGACCCAAGGCAGGACACCAGCCCCAACGAGGCGGCACGACAACCAGCCAAGCGGAGAGGAGCGCAGAAACCTAATGCCAACCCACCTCccctcatccacacacacacatcccaacATTATTCCCCCATGCTCACCCCCAGGACAACAAGACGCCCACCGACAAGGTGCTCGATAAGGAGTAACGGGGGGGGTGACCCAGGGAGCAGCCAGGGTGGCATGAGTGGGGATCCCCAACACCCAGCCCGAGTGGGCCCAGCCTCTGGAGCATCACCATGAAGCGGGTGAAAACCCACCTGCCCCCATTACAATGACGGCCAAGTCCGCGACTGGCAGTTATTTGGGCTTACCCTTGTGTATCAGTGCCCCCAAGCCCCTCCCCGAGTGGTGTGGAATGGGGGTTCAGGGCTTCCAGACAGTTCCACTTCCATACACACAAATCCCCGTCACAAGACCAACTTCCCCCCAGAGATGGgtgtatgtggtgcattaaaagAAATGGAGATTAGTGTCTATGATGcattgaaaattttatatcgatttgaacacaaacagtgcagtAAAACATGTGGACATATGATAGAATAATATTCAAACATATACATACTCTGAAAAGAATGACTACTATGGAGGAGCTGAGTCTCCACGACAgttcgtctgtctgtctgtcttgtaCTGCCCCGAAGTGGCCCGTGCACACACCAGAATAAACAACACAGTTACCCATTGAAGGAGGAAAAGTGATTAAACATTATATTAATTATGGCATTGGCATATGAAAGGtataatcatttattttcttattaaagAACATTCcccaaacaatatttttctggggggggggggtactggaGCAGAggaatggcatttccatttatttcaatgaggAATATATGAGTGTTTTCAAGGAACAAATTAAACCCATATCTCAAAGCACCTCTACACTATACTGTATTATGTATTTCTATGCATGCATCTTCTGTATATACCctagtacgtttttttttttaaagaaaaaaatcatttctaagTTAGAGAGTTATTTTCTGTAGATTTTACTTTGTGTTTTATAGTAATAACAAAACAATGAGTttagttttgtgtgtgtcctaTAGAAACAAACGTGCATTTTTGATTCAGGTGCATTGTTGTCTTTTATCATTCCAATTTTGTGTTGATTTTATTGCACTCTAAGAAGCAACTCAAATTTGGTAAAGCGTGTTCTACTGTGATACCGGTGAGACTGTGAGAATATGACCATTGAAATAAAGAAATCCCCCATGTACAGGTGGACAGAGCCTCGAAATAAGATAGTTTTGCCTTTTTGCCCTGCCAAAGTGTTGATGACCTGCTTCTGACCTGCTCTTTTGACCCTCCCCACAGGTGTGACAATGGCGTACGTGAACCCCAGCCTGAGTGGGCACAAGAGCTCAGCCAGCGTGGACGCACGCCAGAGGGAGTACCTGCTGGACATGATCCCCTCTCGCTCTTCTATCTCGCAGACTGCAAACACATGGaaatagaaatgaaaacaaaatacaatacagtcAATCAACCCTCAGCCAGTTCTCCcccattcttacctttttttttttccatatcgtGGTCAACAGCGCTCCCAGGAGGACTGTTTGGGAAGTACAATTTCTACAAAGTGAAGAAAGGTTTCCTTCCCGTgtattttgtatgatttttcttcttttctgttAGTTTTAAGGTTTGCTGTCTCTCGTATAGTTTGGATTTGACAGCGggtgaagattaaaaaaaaaaaaaatgacttgaatgGCCATCATGCGCACCCCGAAAAAATGCCCACTGCTTCAAGGAAATTACACCGGATAAGAGTTGTAAATGTGTCATTATATTCATACCTTTTGTTAAAAGGTtggatttattttgtatttacagtaaattatatttgttctttttttttgcagggggcgtcatttttttttaacttttttgtggttttcacaaagcaagtttttttttcttcttcttgagtTTAACAGCATGATTACATTTAACACCTAATGTTCATTTTGCACCTTAGCTAACAATACATGGTGTTGACCCTCAACTCGgctgtaatgtcatttattttaaattcatttcagcATCATTTTGATTTGAGTGTCATAACTTCACTGGGAAAATGCAGACGAGCTGAATTTGTCCACAGTGGAACCAGAGATCGTGATCCATAATTGGCCGTTGAAATATCTGAATTATCGCCCACTCTGAACCCGAAAAAGCACAAGTCGATTATGgggattttttgtgtgtgtgtggtgtttttttttttttttttttttaaagcctaaAGCATCTCACGACATTGCATATTTTCCCTGTTACCAGTCCTAGATTGCATTGTTCAAATTGTTCAAAacttagttttcttttttcctagCTTCTAAATaaaagatacaatggaaaattgtgTGTAGAGTGAATGTACACacaactgttcaaatgccaggttattgtgaaaattaaaaaaaaaagttggaccgaagttttaattttaatgtgacctataacctgtacaactcaattggagaaaaaaaaatcttttgtggGGATTGGAAAttcaaagttgcaaaagtgtgcataTCCTCAACTGTTAAGATTTAATCCGTTACATTCAAAATTGTGTTGAACGGGAGTTGGCACCCACCTCCGTCCATTTTAAcgtgcacagggagaacatgcaaactccacacaggcgagtccgggatcaaacccgggtcctcagaactgtgaggccaacgctttaccaattGCCTGAAATAGTAGTTGTGTTATacaaaaacctttttaaaatggaaaattccATTTCCGATTGCACTCACTTCAGTGGTTGGAAAAGTCACTAAACGCAGCAACTAAATTGGCAACACGGACTGTTTTTTATAAACAAGATCCTTTCTTTTTGCAGCCATGATGTTAGTGGACACAATGCACATCAAGAAGTGACCATGGCGCAGTATTTAATTAAATTAGAATTTGAACTTCTTTTTAGTGGGAGGCCTTGAGTTTGGTACGAAGACTCATTGTAGACTTTGACAACTTAATCCACCTCTTAATACCAGCACCGCTATTAATATCTTAATTATAGAAACCATCTATACTATACATGCATTTTTGTACTGTGCCATGTCCTCGAGAAGTATGTATGTTAGTATGTGCAGATTGAGGTCAACACGGTGGATCaattggtaaagcgttggcctcatagttctaaggtccagggttcaatcccagacccacctgtgtggagtttgcatgttttccccgtgcctgtgtgggttttctccgcgcgctccggtttcctccctcatcctaaaaacaggcaacattacttggaccctctaaattgcccctaggtgtgattgtaagtggggctgtttgtctccatgtgcccagtgattggctgtccaccagttcagggtgtaccctgtctgctgatcgttgacagctgggataggctccagcactcccagtgaccctcgtgaggatcacaACAAAGGTTTTCCTAGTCAAACTAGTTGTAAGTACACGTTTTGCTCTGGccaactaaaatggaaaaatgctaaagttaaaggtcaagtgtcatgaaatggatgatttttagtatgttagtaatgaaaaaaacagcaaccagtatggacccatgcgttttttcaccacaaaacatgattttgacgtatacactacagctttttgtaactccccccatgaaaatcctctggagggatttgttttccgagaagaagcaggaagtgacgtacagggcaggacttgtttgtttctataagttttacctgcgggaaggtagctcattgttccttcgtgttagccagaatgccggcttgttgcattgctggacattgctcgaacactcgggagaatggatttacccatCATAAGTTTccgagagacccggttcgtcgtgaaaaatggattgcacgggtgcaaaggacgagagctttgtgggttccaaatgacaggtaggtgtgtatacagctactaaaaaaaaataatagtttggggtggaccatgtaatcggtctctcataacgtaacaaaagatccacatatGTATGACAGGCgtactaaatgtgtcgatgtgcacgtcggacggcttcatgctctgaacaacgctgcccgcaatggcgcactcagccgcagcCGACACCAATGCCGTAACGCGGTCGggctcggcgccgtgataagccacctcggcggcgaaaatgagccaccctggccgacaaggccggctgCCAGCCCGACCttgccgacaaggccggcggccggggtggctcgtcgcggcgccgggctacgatggctcatctccgccgcggaagtggatcggacggggaggcggtttggccgtgatcgcatatcatctgaatatggctcaaaacaatcgggtaatattaccctgacaacttcactcggttgtgtgatgttctcttcttcgaaaagagcttctgtgtctgaaggggcgtattcgtctcccatagtcggtgccccagcgtgttttcaatggcaaatgtcaggggtgacgtcacggacaggagatgcagccaatatggcgaccacttggacgtcgaatgacacttccgtaattttgcgcatggatgacgcgctctccgctcatatttattttttcggatagacattgaagtgaacaatgttctatgtattttcattacaatatctgttttagaatgtttatagggatgacacttgaccttgaagaaCCAGCTCAAATCTGGTTGGTTAAAGAAACGGTCCTATTGCTAATATGGTACAGTTGAAGTTTTTGATTTACTATGAGTGTGGTATGTGTACCACTAGTGCTACTTGTGCGTCTTATTCAGGTATGTGAAAGATGTGCTGAATTCAATAAATGCTTGAacagaattttatttatttatttgtccagCACAGGACATttattaaatgattaaaatgtattgaactTTCACAGTCCAATTTTATAAAAGACGAAGAAACGACTTTTGGCCCGTCAATGGTTGCCAAAGCAGGTCTCTGTACGACATATTTGGCAGTTATTATGCTGGATGCCTttccaggacaaaaaaaaactcatttttttcatcatttagaaaaaaagttttttaaacttttatttaggttcaatttttattcaatttttatcCGCtgtatattataattatttttttcccctctatgtCAGTGAAGTGTACATTTTCAAACTATGCATAAAATGgataacaaaaatgtttattattctttttgggggaaaaaaaactttgactcGTTTTTGCtaaatatattgtgttttaagatgttttatttggtatttttttcagcacaaatCTGATTCTATCCAAACAAATCTATGAAGACACGTGTACGTTTCAGTTCCGCCATGTGAGGGCGCTCGAGTGCTACGTGCCTTTCCCTGCAGTCAAACAGAAGAAgtggcagaatttttttttttttttctttccccctaatacgaggagagaggaggaggaggaggcccggGCAAGATGGCGGGCTCCAAGGTGAAGCAGGACATGCCTCCTCCGGGAGGTTATTCCGCCTTCGACTACAAGAGAAATCTACCCAAAAGAGGACTTTCGGGTACTTGCCTTCCTTCCCCGTTTTGCTAAATTAGCTCGTCAACCACGTCGGGTTGTCCTTGCGTCATACAGCTAAATGCTGATGCTAAAAGGCTAGCGGCGATGGGAACCGGTGGCTTTGTTTAAAATTACCTTACAAATTGAAACAGATACTACATTCCTACGTTATTCGTTGAAGAGTAAAGATTTCGTGCCATGTTGgagtaaaagggaaaaaaagttgggcTTGATTCTTTATGGGAATTGAGGTTGAAACACTAAGTTGTACATTCTTTCGTGACATTGTGTCATGGTGTTGGCAATAAGGAGTAAAATTGAGCTAAAGCACATtttgtcaggaaaagcttatTGAACCCCACCAAGCAAATAATTGTCACCAAAAGAGTATTTAGTGAAATAAACTTTCAATTTACCCGAGGTGGGATCACATATGTAgtggggataagtggttcagaaaatgaatgaatggataaatggagGTCCAAATCATAAATGTCTCCGATCTCGACTACGTTTCAAGCAAGTCTCAAGTTCCTgtggttggggggggagggtgggTCAAGATCGCCAAGTCCCAACGAAATCTCAAGAAAACCAAATCATGGCTTGGGTTAAAGGTCATTGTTTTTCTGTTTCGCTATGGTCGTCGTTCATTATCCTTTTATCgggtttgcatttttattttggttggttgagtcaagtcatgtgactcaagtCCGCCACCACTGCAGTTTACTCACAAATGTACAAGCAAAGCCATAATTCTATTGGTGTGGTAGTGGCTACGCAGGGTAATTGTACATTCTGCCATTTAGTGGAAGAACATTCAATAATGATGTcactactgtattattattatatgtacATACGCACACTATATTCACTACAGAGAATAAAACTTCAAACTGGCATTTAGTGTGACGCTAACTCTAATCTCGTTCAACAGGTTACAGCATGTTCGGCATTGGCATCGGCATCATGGTGTTCGGCTACTATAAAATTTTCAAGTGGAACCGGGAGCGGAGGTAGGAACATTCACCTGTGCGCGCGTTGCGTCTGTCCGTCGAGGTTAATCTCGCGTGTTTTGTGTCGCGCAGGCGCTTGCAGATTGAGGAGCTGGAAGCCAGGATAGCTATGATGCCGTTAATGCAGGCGGAGCATGACCGCAGGTAACAAAGGGGGGAAATCCACGTACATGTGTCAG harbors:
- the ndufa13 gene encoding NADH dehydrogenase [ubiquinone] 1 alpha subcomplex subunit 13 produces the protein MAGSKVKQDMPPPGGYSAFDYKRNLPKRGLSGYSMFGIGIGIMVFGYYKIFKWNRERRRLQIEELEARIAMMPLMQAEHDRRSLRMLRENLEEEAIIMKDVPGWKVGESVYHTDRWVSPLSEELFNLRPREELLHKRFGFLWYV